A genome region from Camelina sativa cultivar DH55 chromosome 10, Cs, whole genome shotgun sequence includes the following:
- the LOC104717484 gene encoding proton pump-interactor 1 isoform X1, with product MGVEVVNGGFEVAPAPFEGKPDKNGKPDQVKGDKVSIKFGSHGEPPKKAEETNNKVLNADVPKDAAEEWPAARQIHSFYFIRYHSLKDPKMKAKLEAAEKELEKLNKARGAVLNDLRAKRTERSKLFDLLDPLKSERKGFNTMFDEKRKEMEPLQQALGKLRNNDGGSARGPAICSSEEELDNMIYSYKYRIQHESIPLTEEKQLLKEIRLLEGTRDKVIANVAMRAKIKESMGQKDDIQGQVKLMGAGLDGVKKERQAISARINELSEKLKATKDEIQVLENELKNVSEKRDKAYSNIHELRKQRDETNSGYYQNRTVVNKARDLAAQKNITEVEALSNAEVEKFISLWCSKKNFREDYEKRSLASLDSRQLSRDGRMRNPEEKPLIAPEVPPSKATPSEAEVVPKAKAKPQQKEEPVSAPKPDASVAEKTEKAKDAVKVKNVVTDDDDEEEVYGLGKPQKEEKAVDAATAKEMRKQEEIAKAKQAMERKKKLAEKAAAKAAIRAQKEAEKKEKKEQEKKAKKKTGGNTETEAEEVPEASEAEKEETEALVQEEKPQKEKVLKEKPIRNRIRSRGGPETLPRAILKRKKSTNYWVYAAPAALAVLMLLVLGYYYVL from the exons ATGGGCGTTGAGGTTGTTAATGGTGGATTTGAGGTTGCTCCTGCTCCTTTCGAAGGGAAGCCCGACAAGAACGGGAAGCCTGACCAAGTCAAAGGAGATAAAGTCTCCATCAAGTTTGGTTCACACGGTGAGCCACCTAAGAAAGCCGAAGAGACTAATAACAAAGTGTTGAACGCTGATGTACCTAAAGATGCAGCTGAAGAGTGGCCTGCGGCCAGGCAGATCCACTCTTTCTACTTTATCAGATACCATTCTTTGAAGGACCCCAAAATGAAAGCTAAGCTTGAAGCTGCTGAGAAAGAGCTTGAGAAATTGAACAAAGCTCGAGGTGCAGTTTTGAACGACTTAAGAGCTAAGAGG ACCGAGAGATCAAAGTTATTTGATCTGCTAGACCCGTTGAAGTCAGAGCGTAAGGGATTCAACACGATGTTTGatgagaaaagaaaggaaatgGAACCTTTGCAGCAAGCTCTGGGAAAGCTAAGGAACAATGATGGTGGGAGTGCTCGTGGTCCCGCTATCTGTTCTTCTGAGGAAGAGCTGGATAATATG ATTTACAGCTACAAGTATCGGATTCAACATGAAAGCATTCCTTTGACCGAGGAGAAGCAGCTTCTTAAAGAGATCAGGCTGCTTGAAGGGACAAGAGATAAGGTCATTGCTAATGTGGCTATGAGAGCCAAAATCAAAGAATCTATGGGTCAGAAGGATGATATCCAAGGTCAAGTTAAG TTAATGGGTGCTGGTTTGGACGGAGTGAAAAAGGAGAGGCAAGCAATTTCAGCAAGGATTAATGAGCTGAGTGAGAAGCTGAAAGCAACAAAAGATGAGATTCAGGTGTTGGAGAATGAGCTGAAGAATGTGAGCGAGAAGAGAGACAAAGCTTATTCAAACATTCATGAGCTCAGGAAGCAACGCGATGAGACG AACTCTGGCTATTACCAAAACCGTACTGTGGTGAACAAAGCTAGAGACTTGGCTGCACAAAAGAACATAACCGAGGTTGAGGCGCTCTCCAATGCCGAGGTTGAgaaatttatttctctttggtGCAGTAAGAAGAATTTCAGAGAAGATTATGAGAAGAGAAGCTTGGCATCACTTGATTCTAGGCAGCTGAGCAGAGATGGACGGATGAGGAATCCCGAAGAGAAGCCTCTGATTGCTCCAGAGGTACCACCATCAAAGGCAACGCCTTCTGAAGCCGAGGTTGTCCCTAAAGCCAAGGCAAAGCCACAGCAAAAGGAGGAACCAGTCTCTGCACCTAAACCAGATGCTAGTGTAGCTGAAAAGACTGAGAAAGCTAAAGATGCAGTAAAAGTAAAGAACGTTgtgactgatgatgatgatgaagaagaagtatatgGTCTTGGAAAGCCGCAGAAGGAAGAAAAAGCGGTTGATGCAGCTACGGCGAAGGAAATGAGAAAGCAAGAGGAGATTGCTAAAGCCAAGCAAGCCatggaaaggaagaagaagctcgcGGAGAAAGCTGCTGCTAAAGCTGCTATAAGAGCTCAAAAGGAagctgagaagaaagaaaaaaag GAGCAAGAGAAGAAAGCCAAGAAGAAGACCGGAGGCAACACAGAAACCGAGGCTGAGGAAGTTCCCGAAGCTTCTGAGGCAGAGAAGGAAGAAACTGAAGCTCTGGTGCAGGAGGAGAAACCGCAGAAGGAAAAAGTCTTAAAAGAGAAACCGATAAGGAACAGGATCCGCAGTAGAGGAGGACCAGAAACACTCCCGAGAGCGATCCTTAAGCGTAAGAAGTCGACTAACTACTGGGTTTATGCTGCTCCAGCTGCTCTTGCGGTACTGATGCTTCTTGTCTTGGGTTACTACTACGTTCTCTAG
- the LOC104717484 gene encoding proton pump-interactor 1 isoform X2 has translation MGVEVVNGGFEVAPAPFEGKPDKNGKPDQVKGDKVSIKFGSHGEPPKKAEETNNKVLNADVPKDAAEEWPAARQIHSFYFIRYHSLKDPKMKAKLEAAEKELEKLNKARGAVLNDLRAKRTERSKLFDLLDPLKSERKGFNTMFDEKRKEMEPLQQALGKLRNNDGGSARGPAICSSEEELDNMIYSYKYRIQHESIPLTEEKQLLKEIRLLEGTRDKVIANVAMRAKIKESMGQKDDIQGQVKLMGAGLDGVKKERQAISARINELSEKLKATKDEIQVLENELKNVSEKRDKAYSNIHELRKQRDETNSGYYQNRTVVNKARDLAAQKNITEVEALSNAEVEKFISLWCSKKNFREDYEKRSLASLDSRQLSRDGRMRNPEEKPLIAPEVPPSKATPSEAEVVPKAKAKPQQKEEPVSAPKPDASVAEKTEKAKDAVKVKNVVTDDDDEEEVYGLGKPQKEEKAVDAATAKEMRKQEEIAKAKQAMERKKKLAEKAAAKAAIRAQKEAEKKEKKEQEKKAKKKTGGNTETEAEEVPEASEAEKEETEALVQEEKPQKEKVLKEKPIRNRIRSRGGPETLPRAILKRKKSTNYWVYAAPAALAVLMLLVLGYYYVL, from the exons ATGGGCGTTGAGGTTGTTAATGGTGGATTTGAGGTTGCTCCTGCTCCTTTCGAAGGGAAGCCCGACAAGAACGGGAAGCCTGACCAAGTCAAAGGAGATAAAGTCTCCATCAAGTTTGGTTCACACGGTGAGCCACCTAAGAAAGCCGAAGAGACTAATAACAAAGTGTTGAACGCTGATGTACCTAAAGATGCAGCTGAAGAGTGGCCTGCGGCCAGGCAGATCCACTCTTTCTACTTTATCAGATACCATTCTTTGAAGGACCCCAAAATGAAAGCTAAGCTTGAAGCTGCTGAGAAAGAGCTTGAGAAATTGAACAAAGCTCGAGGTGCAGTTTTGAACGACTTAAGAGCTAAGAGG ACCGAGAGATCAAAGTTATTTGATCTGCTAGACCCGTTGAAGTCAGAGCGTAAGGGATTCAACACGATGTTTGatgagaaaagaaaggaaatgGAACCTTTGCAGCAAGCTCTGGGAAAGCTAAGGAACAATGATGGTGGGAGTGCTCGTGGTCCCGCTATCTGTTCTTCTGAGGAAGAGCTGGATAATATG ATTTACAGCTACAAGTATCGGATTCAACATGAAAGCATTCCTTTGACCGAGGAGAAGCAGCTTCTTAAAGAGATCAGGCTGCTTGAAGGGACAAGAGATAAGGTCATTGCTAATGTGGCTATGAGAGCCAAAATCAAAGAATCTATGGGTCAGAAGGATGATATCCAAGGTCAAGTTAAG TTAATGGGTGCTGGTTTGGACGGAGTGAAAAAGGAGAGGCAAGCAATTTCAGCAAGGATTAATGAGCTGAGTGAGAAGCTGAAAGCAACAAAAGATGAGATTCAGGTGTTGGAGAATGAGCTGAAGAATGTGAGCGAGAAGAGAGACAAAGCTTATTCAAACATTCATGAGCTCAGGAAGCAACGCGATGAGACG AACTCTGGCTATTACCAAAACCGTACTGTGGTGAACAAAGCTAGAGACTTGGCTGCACAAAAGAACATAACCGAGGTTGAGGCGCTCTCCAATGCCGAGGTTGAgaaatttatttctctttggtGCAGTAAGAAGAATTTCAGAGAAGATTATGAGAAGAGAAGCTTGGCATCACTTGATTCTAG GCAGCTGAGCAGAGATGGACGGATGAGGAATCCCGAAGAGAAGCCTCTGATTGCTCCAGAGGTACCACCATCAAAGGCAACGCCTTCTGAAGCCGAGGTTGTCCCTAAAGCCAAGGCAAAGCCACAGCAAAAGGAGGAACCAGTCTCTGCACCTAAACCAGATGCTAGTGTAGCTGAAAAGACTGAGAAAGCTAAAGATGCAGTAAAAGTAAAGAACGTTgtgactgatgatgatgatgaagaagaagtatatgGTCTTGGAAAGCCGCAGAAGGAAGAAAAAGCGGTTGATGCAGCTACGGCGAAGGAAATGAGAAAGCAAGAGGAGATTGCTAAAGCCAAGCAAGCCatggaaaggaagaagaagctcgcGGAGAAAGCTGCTGCTAAAGCTGCTATAAGAGCTCAAAAGGAagctgagaagaaagaaaaaaag GAGCAAGAGAAGAAAGCCAAGAAGAAGACCGGAGGCAACACAGAAACCGAGGCTGAGGAAGTTCCCGAAGCTTCTGAGGCAGAGAAGGAAGAAACTGAAGCTCTGGTGCAGGAGGAGAAACCGCAGAAGGAAAAAGTCTTAAAAGAGAAACCGATAAGGAACAGGATCCGCAGTAGAGGAGGACCAGAAACACTCCCGAGAGCGATCCTTAAGCGTAAGAAGTCGACTAACTACTGGGTTTATGCTGCTCCAGCTGCTCTTGCGGTACTGATGCTTCTTGTCTTGGGTTACTACTACGTTCTCTAG